A single genomic interval of Pectinophora gossypiella chromosome 22, ilPecGoss1.1, whole genome shotgun sequence harbors:
- the LOC126377186 gene encoding uncharacterized protein LOC126377186, whose amino-acid sequence MTTKRISPMHFFFLLLTIHQIRSIEDGYLRYVKDGCFLRGEALSCVKYKALKIAKKTIFGDDLHTNETIRANRMISFVPLDEETIKQLTVKEEAEVLAEEPRSILSEWTELAKYFMKLVKEFFKMKGLRVDLPEGARTIEETDLESTDNEDGRGRRKKLALIVPLLTLLAAVKAKLLLIPILLSVLLIKKLLLIGALLLPSLLSTLKHCKKPHSYSFFGSSDTGDFSSDYGNSYSYSTGGGYSKDWALNRAYTMPKNRPTPAPMYITAPGGAA is encoded by the exons ATGACAACCAAAAGAATATCACCCATGCACTTTTTCTTCCTACTCCTAACCATTCACCAAATTAGATCTATAGAGGACGGATATCTACGCTACGTCAAAGATGGCTGCTTCTTAAGAGGAGAAGCATTATCTTGTGTCAAGTATAAGGCATTGAAAATCGCCAAGAAGACCATATTTGGTGATGACTTGCATACGAATGAAACTATTCGAGCGAACAGAATGATCAGCTTCGTGCCTTTGGATGAAGAAACGATAAAACAATTGACTGTCAAAGAAGAGGCTGAG GTCCTGGCAGAAGAACCAAGAAGCATTCTCTCCGAGTGGACAGAACTAGCAAAGTACTTCATGAAATTGGTTAAAGAATTCTTCAAGATGAAAGGACTGAGGGTCGACCTTCCAGAAGGCGCGCGGACCATTGAAGAGACGGACCTTGAAAGCACGGACAATGAAGATG GCCGTGGCAGGAGAAAGAAGCTCGCCTTAATAGTGCCTCTGCTAACTCTACTGGCAGCCGTAAAGGCGAAGTTACTACTCATCCCGATTCTACTATCAGTGCTACTAATTAAGAAACTTCTACTAATTGGGGCTCTGCTACTACCCAGTCTTCTAAGCACGTTGAAACATTGCAAG AAACCTCATTCATATTCATTCTTCGGCAGCAGTGATACGGGAGACTTCAGTTCTGACTACGGGAACAGCTACTCGTACTCAACGGGTGGTGGCTATTCCAAGGACTGGGCTTTAAATCGGGCCTATACCATGCCTAAAAACAGGCCTACTCCTGCGCCTATGTACATCACTGCGCCGGGCGGTGCTGCCTAG